AAACTTTTTAAACAATACAATTATTATTTACCTGAATTAGAAAACTTAGAAGTAGGAGAAGAGCTTTTATCCAATCTTGATATTGATGATTTATATGTAGAAAATCTACTTTTTCAAACAGGATATCTGACAATAAAAGATGTAATAGAAGAACCTACAGAAAGAATTTATATTCTAAGCTATCCTAATTTTGAAGTAAAGAAAAGTTTTAACAGCTATTTTTTACTTTACTTTTTGCAAGACAAAAGTATAAAAAGCAAAACAGATATAGCTATCAAATTAGCCTTAAGAGATAATCAAATAGAAAAACTAAAAGACATCTTACATAGCTTTTTTGCAAGCATACCATATGATTGGTATAGGAAAAATGATTTAGAAAGCTATGAAGGCTTTTATGCATCAATTGTTTATGCCCTATTTAGCGGAGCAGGATTTGAAACAATAGCAGAGGATACTACTAATAAAGGCAGAATAGATTTAACAGTAATATACAATAACAAAGCGTACATCATAGAGTTTAAAGTAGTAGAAGACCAGCCAGAAAAAACAGCTTTAAAGCAGATTGAAGAGAAAAAGTATTATGAAAAGTATTTAGGAAAGTATGAAGAAGTTTATTTGATTGGAATTGAGTTTAGTAAAAAAGATAGAAACATAGTGGATTTTCAGTGGAAAGCGGTATAGTCATGGAGGAGAGATTAGAAGAGTTTATAAGGAAACTAAAAAACAGACACTACAACAGTAAAACAATAGAAACACACCAAAGAGTGTTCCAAAATTCTCGTAAGTTTAATTTTTTGTCATTGTCCTGAGGATGTAAGCACAAAGAGTTTTATCTTTTTTTGAGCTGCAGAAAAGACAATGTTGATTTTTATAAGCAATCTTTTGAGATTGTTAGATATACCTCTGATGGTATTCCATATGCCATTTTATTGCTCCCTTAGCTAGCTTTTTACTTTACGATACCGATTAATTTAGCTAAAAGCTCTAAAGAATTTTGATTTAAAATTACTATAATTGCAATCAAAATGATAACCGCAATTCTTAAATCTTTCTTGAATTCTACCCTTGTTATTTCAATTTCCTTCTTAAGCTCGACTTCTAATGTCTTCATTTCTTGTCTTAGCAATTCAACATCATACTTGGAAGCAAGTTCTTTTTTAAGCTCCTCCGAGATAGAGATTTTCAATTTTTCTTCAGAAGACTCTAAGGATTCATTGATAGATTTTTGGAGTATATCAACAGCTTTTTGAGCATCTTCTTTTCCAAGTACCTTTTCGAGCATCTGATATATTTCAAGTGGTATTCCATATGCCATAAGTTCACACCCCTATGTTAATACTGTAATTTTAATTTAAATCCATCAAAATAATTTTACAATAAAATACACCGTGAGAGAAAATGTTCCAAAAAGATTTTTAATGAAGATATCATCTTGTCTGCCATTTTGCAGCTGGCGAAGAATCTCATACTTTTATTAAATTTCTTACCCGACATATATTAAAAAATTTTTATAAAAATCCAATTTACCTTTGATAAATCAAACAGCGTTATATTTTTCTTGACTTAAAAATCAAACAATGTTATATTTTTTATGCAAAAAATTTTTAGGGAGGTACGAAAATGTCAAAGGCAACTATTGTTTGGACAAAAATTGATGAAGCACCGGCACTTGCAACTTATTCTTTACTACCAATCATGAGAGCTTTTACAAAAGATGCAGACATTGAAATTGAGTTAAGAGACATTTCTCTAGCAGGAAGAGTTATATCGCTATTTCCAGAGTATTTAAGAGAAGATCAAAGAATTCCTGATGAGCTTTCTTACTTAGGAGAGCTTGTTTGGAAACCAGAAGCTAATATTATGAAGCTTCCAAACATCTCTGCATCTATTCCTCAGCTTATAGCAACAATAAAAGAATTACAATCTCAAGGATACAACCTTCCAGATTTTCCGGAAGACCCAAAGACAGAAGAAGAGAAAGCAATTAGAGAAAGATACATGAAAGCTGTTGGGTCTGTAGTTAACCCTGTTTTAAGGCAAGGAAATTCAGACAGAAGACTTTCTAAATCTGTTAAAGAATATGCTAAAAAATACCCACATAAAATGAAAGCTGTTAGCCCTAACTCGAAGGCTCATGTAGCTCATATGGTAGGCGGAGATTTTTATGAAAACGAAAAATCAGTTACCATCAAAAAAGATACAACAATAAGGTACGAGTTTGTTAACAAAAATGGAGAAGTTAAAGTATTAAAAGATGGCGTTAAGGTTTCTGTTGGCGATGTTGTAGATGGAACATTCTTAAGCAGAAGAAAGTTAAGAGACTTTTATGAAAAAGTTCTTGAAAGAGCTAAAGAAGATGATATTCTATTCTCTTTACACTTAAAAGCAACAATGATGAAAGTTTCTGACCCTGTAATGTTTGGCGATGCTATAAGAGTTTATTTCAAAGAATTATTTGAAAAATTTGGAAAAGAACTTGAAGAGATCGGATTCAATCCAAACAACGGTCTTTCAGATTTAGAAGCTAAATTATCTAAGTTGCCAGAAGATAAACAAGCTGCAATCAAGAAAACAATTGAAGAAATCTACCAAAAAAGACCAAGAATGTATATGGTGGATTCAGACAAAGGAATTACAAACTTACACAGACCAAATGACGTAATCATTGACGCATCTGTTCCGGCAGTTATTAAAAACGGTTTACAAGGCTGGGGTCCAAAAGGTGAAGAAGATGACTGTGTAATCACGATCCCGGATAGAAGCTATGCAAGAATGTATAAAGAGATAGTTGAAGATATTAAAACTAACGGACAGTTTGACCCTGCAACCGTTGGAAGCGTTGCAAACGTAGGTTTAATGGCAATGGGAGCTGAAGAGTATGGTTCTCACGACAAAACATTCTTCCCACCAGAAGATGGAAAAATCAGAATCGTTGACGAAGAAGGTAATGTATTAATCGAACATGAACTTGAAGCAGGAGATATTTATAGAAGCTGCATCACAAGAGATATAGCAATCAGAGACTGGATAAAATTAGCTGTTAACAGGGCAAAAGAAAGCGGTGATCCAATAGTATTTTGGCTTGATAAATACAGAGCTCACGATAAGGAACTTATAGAAAAAGTAAAAGAAGAGCTTCCAAAATACGATTTATCTGATGTTGAGTGGTACATCAAATCTCCAGAAGATGCTATGAAATTTACATTAAAAAGATTTAGAGCTGGTTTAAACACTATTTCTGTAACCGGTAACGTTTTAAGAGACTATTTAACAGACCTATTCCCAATCATTGAGGTAGGTACATCAGCAAGGTCTTTATCAATCGTTCCATTGATTGCTGGCGGTGGTGTATTTGAAACAGGTGCTGGTGGTTCTGCTCCCAAGCACGTAGAACAATTCTTAAAAGAAGGACACTTGAGATGGGATAGCCTTGGAGAGTTCCTCGCATTCGTAGAATCATTAAGATTAGCTTACAAACAATTAAAAACATTACATGGAAAAGATAATCCAAGAATATTAATTCTTGCAGAAACCTTAGACAAAGCAATACAAAAATATCTTGAAAATAATAAAACACCAGGAAGAAAAGTTGGTCAACTTGATACCAGAGGTTCTCATTTCTACCTTGCTATGTATTGGGCAGAAGCTTTAGCTGCTCAAGACAAAGACCCAGAATTAGCTAAGAAATTTGAAAAAGTATTTGCCGACTTAAAAGAAAATGAG
The nucleotide sequence above comes from Sulfurihydrogenibium sp.. Encoded proteins:
- a CDS encoding PD-(D/E)XK nuclease domain-containing protein, with amino-acid sequence TQTDLETVFADRIKDFDKEEVRRWYNGYSWLGEKVYNPFDILLLFNKKIFRPYWFETGTPTFLIKLFKQYNYYLPELENLEVGEELLSNLDIDDLYVENLLFQTGYLTIKDVIEEPTERIYILSYPNFEVKKSFNSYFLLYFLQDKSIKSKTDIAIKLALRDNQIEKLKDILHSFFASIPYDWYRKNDLESYEGFYASIVYALFSGAGFETIAEDTTNKGRIDLTVIYNNKAYIIEFKVVEDQPEKTALKQIEEKKYYEKYLGKYEEVYLIGIEFSKKDRNIVDFQWKAV
- a CDS encoding NADP-dependent isocitrate dehydrogenase — encoded protein: MSKATIVWTKIDEAPALATYSLLPIMRAFTKDADIEIELRDISLAGRVISLFPEYLREDQRIPDELSYLGELVWKPEANIMKLPNISASIPQLIATIKELQSQGYNLPDFPEDPKTEEEKAIRERYMKAVGSVVNPVLRQGNSDRRLSKSVKEYAKKYPHKMKAVSPNSKAHVAHMVGGDFYENEKSVTIKKDTTIRYEFVNKNGEVKVLKDGVKVSVGDVVDGTFLSRRKLRDFYEKVLERAKEDDILFSLHLKATMMKVSDPVMFGDAIRVYFKELFEKFGKELEEIGFNPNNGLSDLEAKLSKLPEDKQAAIKKTIEEIYQKRPRMYMVDSDKGITNLHRPNDVIIDASVPAVIKNGLQGWGPKGEEDDCVITIPDRSYARMYKEIVEDIKTNGQFDPATVGSVANVGLMAMGAEEYGSHDKTFFPPEDGKIRIVDEEGNVLIEHELEAGDIYRSCITRDIAIRDWIKLAVNRAKESGDPIVFWLDKYRAHDKELIEKVKEELPKYDLSDVEWYIKSPEDAMKFTLKRFRAGLNTISVTGNVLRDYLTDLFPIIEVGTSARSLSIVPLIAGGGVFETGAGGSAPKHVEQFLKEGHLRWDSLGEFLAFVESLRLAYKQLKTLHGKDNPRILILAETLDKAIQKYLENNKTPGRKVGQLDTRGSHFYLAMYWAEALAAQDKDPELAKKFEKVFADLKENEQKILQEIADSEGKPQDIGGYYHPDDAKAEKAMRPSETFNRIIDSI